A region of the Pseudoliparis swirei isolate HS2019 ecotype Mariana Trench chromosome 21, NWPU_hadal_v1, whole genome shotgun sequence genome:
ATACGGCGCACGCCTCGGGGGAGGGGGCGGCGGAGGCAGCGGCGGAGGTGCGTAAGCGGACATGCGGTCCCTGAAGGGAGGCTCCGGTCGCTCCCCGGGGAAGCACGGAGGATAATAGCCCCCCCCTCTGTTGGGCGGAGGCggatactcctcctcctcctcggggcccccccggggtcTGCTTTTTGAGACCTGAACATGTATGCGCTTAcctgagagagaaaaacaatgtCCCTCAGAAGACGACAGACAATATggacacagaaagaaagaaaaaaaaattccaatcTGTTAATTCGTGGagtagaatatttaaaaaatcgacCTACCTTGGAAGTCCGTGTTGTCCAGGCCCTTTATGGAGTCCATGGCCTCGTCACAGTTGGCCATGTGAATGAAGGCAAAGTTCTTGACGATAGAGCACTCCTTGACCGTGCCGTACTCTTCGAACAGCTCACGGAGCTCATTGTCGAAGCCCTTCTCCACGTTGGCGATGTGGAGCTTCACGGGGCCCGGGTTCTTCCCTCTGCTGGGCTCCACGTTGATGGGGCGGCCGTCCAGCTTGTAGAGATGGAGCTCGCGGATGGCCTTGGTGGCCGACTTCCGGTCGTCCATGTGGACAAAAGCATAGTTCTTAAACTTGGCACTCTCCGTCACCGTGCCATACGGGGTGAACAGAGCCTCCACGTCTTCCTTCCCAGTGTCCTGGGACAGGTTCCCAATGAAAATCTTGACCATGGCTGATCCAGTGTACTTCTAGAAGAGGGGGTAAACATCATTAGACAACACAGGCCAGCAACGTAACGCCAGTGGGATAAAGTAACCGGCGAGAGGGCGAATGGTCGCTCCATAACGTCATAACCAGGAAATAGACGGCGCTTAATCGAGACGACTGCGGGAGGCAACCGGGGGAACAATAAACGGGAATAACCTTTGTCCTTACCAAACGGGAGCCGATGCCAAAAAGGGGCTGTAAGACTTTATAACACAGCtaacttatttaaaaaataatatgaagAAGTTTCCGTGTTCGCACTTCCTGGCCAGAGCCGCTAAACGGGCACGTTTCATTTGCATGGTTTCTATTAGCGCGCTAGCATTAGCTAGCTCAGTTAGCCATTTTGTCTCGTGCGACTATAACCAAATTCAATCCGGTTCCGCCCCCGATACTTACGCACGGTTGAACGCGCACGTGAAGCCACGGCGGTAACAGCAACAAAAAGCAAAAAGCAACGAATATAAATATGCGTAAATACGGAACTACTCACATCTCGCTTCTGTTCGGCGCCACAATGGAGTCAAAACTGCCCAGGATGCGACCCAGTTGATTACCATCTGGCGATGAGCGCACAAGTAGGACTCTGATTGGTCGGCTGACGTGTCACTCAAAGCACACGGGCCGTGATTGGCTGAAGATACAAATGGCCTTTTTCTATGGAAAAGATCTTTCATCATGGCGGCTGGCTCGAAAAGTTTGTTTGCAACATGTTTCTTCCAACTTTAATAACTACGTTTGTGCATACATCATTTCATCTCTTAAATTTTTACATAATTAATAATCTATAATTTACTCTATgcttattttcattttcttgtCACTTTTACATTGAGCCAGGGGAGAATTAAGGACAACGTACCTTTTACACGATGCAATCAATAAAAATCGCACATGCACATGGTTAAAGAAGAATCACAGTGATGACACTTAAAGTATGACTTGATTTCTGTCACCAAAGGACATGCATTGTATTATCTTCCTCTGGATGTTCCCGTTTGCTCCTCAACTTCCATGAGAAGGATGAGCTCGTCTGAACTGGCACGGTAACAATGTAAACCGGACTAACACGATGCTGGTGAAAATAGTCTGGGTTGTAACGAGATATCTTTTAAGTTAGGTTTCTACAACTTAATGGTTTTTCACAAAACGCACCAGCAGGACAATACATATTCCTGTTCTGCTAAAATCTAATAGGATGCtattaaaacacaacaaaaacaaatgtggtATTGCCAGGGGATGGACAATTAGGGGTTAATATTAACTAAAAATTAAACATCAATATATAGCAATTTCCTGCAATTTCCTTGTGATATTCTAAGATTAGGTAAGTAAACAACACTTGACGTTGACATACATGCTATTTCTAGTAGTCAAGCAATTTTGAGTCAGTCTAGAAAAGCAGAGTGATATTGATTATGTATTAACAGCCAGGCAAGACACATTTGATCCATGCATCCTCCTCAAGGGGCACTGGCTGTCTGGAGGCTTCAGGAGCAACAAGGCCTCTGGGATTCGTCACTCCTAGCGGGGCCTCTCCGATTAATCCCAAAAGCAGAATTAAAAAGTATTCCTGGAGGATGAGAGTTCCCTTTCGAGTCAATGCAAACAAGTTCCCCTCCAGCTCCACAGGAACCCTCGCAAGGAGAAGATAAGGATGAAAAGTGTGTGATTAAACTggaaatacacacagaaacacagcccTGAAGTTTCACCTTTTTCTTTATCAACAAATGGTTTTACCAGTCCGCCATAAGGCCGTGACTGGTGTCGTTGGGACTATTTTAACTCTAGCATTGAATTTATTGTTTGTAAGAAAATGAAAAGTATTTTACATTgtggaaaaaattaaaacaaatcaaaaaataCTTCTGACAGACGCTGCACACGAGCCTGCACTCGTTTACAGGATCACAGGTTCATCAAAAAGGTTAAAAGACATCTGTGGACCCAGGAACAGTTTGACGACTCAGTGGGGATGGCTGACCATAGCTTGAGACACATTGGACAGTATAATTCACACTGCTGAGTCGGTCAACTGGAAAACCTTTTAACTAACTAGTTATGGCTGCGGTGTCCAGAGTTTGGGCCGATACTAAAACCAACAAAACGTTCAGAAAAGATGTATACCAAACAATGAAAAGTCCTTTATTGCCATCAGAACATGAGTGAGAAAACCAGAGACAAAATCGGACAGTGAGGAGTCGACTGTACAACCAGCATACACACGGCAGTCTTTCAACAGGACGCGAGGGGGTACAGATACGCGAGGATATACAGTACTCACACAATGAGGTATAaaggtaaacacaaacacaccagaTTGGGGCGTTGTCAACCActcgatctcacacacacacacgcaactgAACCAAGGTACAAATACTCGAGTGCTCGTTCATCCTTTAATAAAAACACGACATACAGGCGAGCAGAAATGTACGACAGCAGCATCTGGGTCACCTCAACCACGCTCCCATTCATCGGCCTCTCAATAAACCTTTGGTCATGTGGACGCTCACTCGTCATGCACAACGTTGCCCTCGTAAAATGTTAATACTTTGAGAGACTCCCGACAACCTGCGAGCGAAAGGAACGGGCCTCCCTTCCTGACTGGTGTCCACCGACTTAAAAACACGGGCGTTCTGGGcaggtggggaggggaggtggggcGAAATGTTTTTGAAGTCACAaatagtttctctctctctctctcctcctggtaGAGTGTCTACGTAAGTTGGACATTCAATGTGTACATTAGCAGCAATTCTAGTGAATGAAACAATGGCTTTTAAGTCAGATTAATAACACCCTTTCCTCATGCACGGGACAGGCACCCCCTACTACTCGGTAACTAAATGCCATGCACGTTAGAAAAATAGACTGCAAACTTACAAGACATAGAAATCAAAGTTCGTCTCCAGAGAAGAGGTTGATTTCACTTCagttttttatttcagttttttttttttcatttcgttTTTTTTCCCTACGATGTGGAAATAGCAACAAAAGAAACTTGAGAGCGGTAAACCAAAAAGACAACAGTAACACCACGAGCAGAGACTTCCTCTCGTACTCCCGCCTGCCAACGCAAACCGCCGGGCACAAAGACCGACGCCTCGCTCGCCCCGTTCGGGTCGCCCCGTTGCCCGACCTCGTCTTCGCGCCATGTGGGCCACGTGTGTGCCGCCCGCTGTGTGTGCACGCATCGATACTGCGAGCGTGGGGccctgtgtgtctcttgtgttattTGAAGCTGTCCCAGTCTTAGTtgtcccctcccccgccccctcccactAGCAGCAGCCGATCCAGAAAGGTGGTCGCCCTCGTGTGCATCCGGAGCCGTGCGCTGCAGTGGTTTATCAAGACACTAGTGTGGCTGGAAGCGAgcaccgccgccgccccccccatCCGACACAGAGAAAGAGGCACGGTATAGTTATCTTTTTAAAGTCTAAATCTATTAGTTCACGCCCGTCTGGTCTCGGTCTGTTCTGTTTTTACAAGGCTGTGATGGGAGCCACCCTGGACCCTCAAAAGCCCCCCCCAAAACagacggggaggaggaagacgccCCTTAGGGCTGTCGATGAGTAGAGATGCCTCGCCGTGCGACCCCCGCCCTGGGCTGCCTCACGCTTTGTTACCTCAGCCCTCAGTTTTATTCTGTGGTTTGCCAAATATCTCAACTgtgcacacactaacacacgtgcgcacgcacgcacgctccgacacccccccccccccacgctgtcCATTCTACGCGGAAGGAGGACAAGCGCCTTGAATTTCGTGTTTGGCACCGGACTTGTTTTTGCCTCACGTTGGCtatccactccctcctccacctcctctactaTATCCTCTAGTCACTCACTTTTCTCCTCACAGGTCTGTTCTCTTCCTTAgaaccccccccatccctcccagAAAAACCTGGTGGAACACCtcgccctttttttcttcctcttctgaaacaaaaacaaacataaatggaaaaaaaataataatcacgtttttttgtattttatttttttttcaaattcaaggcacaatgtctatcaatatcccaatctgtctgtctcacccAGGTTCAGTGTGCGGACATCGCGTCACGTAAGCTATTGGACTGTCTGCTTGTGCGCCGCCGCTCCCTACAGCTGACACCGCTCTAGTCTGCACTTTAAACGCCGTTAAGAGACGCGTCTGTTTTGGTTGAGAGAGCGACCGCCAAGTCCAAACCAGTGATAAACAATGAACGGAATCAACATCacgaaaaaagacaaataaagaacagtttcaaaaaacaaaaacaacaaaaaaagtctcATCCTGTTTCTCGTATTtcagtatttttaaaaatcaagtcATATCCACCAGCTCTTTTTTGGCAAgctagttgtttttttgttttttttaaataagcactAAGTACTGATAGATAGGATAGCATACACCGTTAACATGTGTTTTTAAGTAGAtgcgtttgttgttttttttgtactttttcactCATAGTATGAATTCAGGTATTTTGTCAGGTACTTTTTCACTCAT
Encoded here:
- the LOC130211576 gene encoding RNA-binding protein 4B-like isoform X1, with product MVKIFIGNLSQDTGKEDVEALFTPYGTVTESAKFKNYAFVHMDDRKSATKAIRELHLYKLDGRPINVEPSRGKNPGPVKLHIANVEKGFDNELRELFEEYGTVKECSIVKNFAFIHMANCDEAMDSIKGLDNTDFQGKRIHVQVSKSRPRGGPEEEEEYPPPPNRGGGYYPPCFPGERPEPPFRDRMSAYAPPPLPPPPPPPRRAPYPDRGYGDRDPYGMVDYYEKYRARPYSAGFDDRRPGINPPPPPPPSALVRERLGMGGPNPYERPPPAPPAYMTRDRSPIRRAPPPPAMPSGNGYPYERSRLAPPTRAPMYAAPMYATPRPRDPYSVGAPPPPPPPPPRYPGY
- the LOC130211576 gene encoding RNA-binding protein 4B-like isoform X2, with amino-acid sequence MVKIFIGNLSQDTGKEDVEALFTPYGTVTESAKFKNYAFVHMDDRKSATKAIRELHLYKLDGRPINVEPSRGKNPGPVKLHIANVEKGFDNELRELFEEYGTVKECSIVKNFAFIHMANCDEAMDSIKGLDNTDFQG